In Afipia sp. GAS231, a single window of DNA contains:
- a CDS encoding CHASE3 domain-containing protein yields MPSQRIILGIGLAILLAISAASIGLDLKSQYDAATVSRALGVLKKIPDIELLLRRAESAARGFALSKDPYFLGEHRNASEGVPAAFDQLIEEIKDNPAEKQLLEETKALAVRRVEISSEMIRLQTAGDTAGGLALMAQAEGRTTMEKIGVNLDKAMAQVRTRLADRYTASRTTRRFLLAIDLAGTVLILILATVLIRASGRSSRELQNSLSATQAANESLEAAVAERTEHLVAAHEELRHSTAVLQNTFNSVAEAVIVLDARGEIILANEAAKKLLQYEPGMNVRELRRLSVAYHADGVTRLTAHEMPSEQVLRGEPFDEQEIVIRPADGRDPLDLVVSGRPLRDASGSISGAALVYHDVSQWRETERKLQQSQKLDAIGKLTGGVAHDFNNMLTVITGTTETLVASLKDMPTLQKTAAMIDQAAERCSELIQHLLAFARRQPLHPRNIDVNGTVLDIAKLLRPTLGEQIEIDSILDQEVATSHIDASQLANALLNMAINARDAMPNGGKLLLETRNVVLDEAYVQDNPDARPGAYVMLAVSDTGTGMSRKVQDKVFEPFFTTKEVGKGTGLGLSMVYGFVKQSGGHIKIYSELGHGTTIKLYLPPARGQTEAPAIAAAPPLHGNETIFVVEDDALVRNFVATQLQALGYQTVAAADGAAALAIVDQGEPFDLLFTDVILPGGMTGRQLADEVALRRPGMKVLYTSGYTDNAIVHQGKLDPGVLLLSKPYRKSQLANMIRRALKGA; encoded by the coding sequence ATGCCGTCGCAGCGTATCATTCTTGGAATCGGCCTCGCGATTCTCCTGGCTATCAGCGCTGCCTCAATCGGCCTCGACCTTAAGTCACAGTACGACGCGGCGACCGTCAGTCGCGCGCTCGGGGTGTTGAAGAAGATCCCGGATATCGAGTTGCTGCTTCGGCGTGCCGAAAGTGCCGCCCGTGGTTTTGCGCTCAGCAAAGACCCGTATTTCCTCGGAGAACATCGCAATGCGAGCGAAGGAGTTCCGGCGGCCTTCGACCAGCTGATTGAGGAGATCAAGGACAATCCGGCAGAGAAGCAACTGCTCGAAGAGACCAAAGCCCTCGCAGTTCGCCGTGTCGAGATCTCCAGCGAGATGATCCGGCTTCAAACGGCGGGCGATACCGCGGGGGGATTGGCGCTGATGGCCCAAGCCGAAGGCCGCACGACGATGGAAAAGATCGGCGTGAACCTCGACAAGGCCATGGCCCAGGTAAGGACGCGCCTCGCGGATCGCTACACCGCTTCCCGCACCACGCGGCGCTTCCTGCTGGCCATCGATCTTGCCGGCACGGTCCTCATTCTCATCCTCGCCACCGTACTGATCCGGGCGTCCGGCCGATCGAGCCGCGAGCTGCAGAATTCACTGAGCGCGACGCAGGCTGCCAACGAATCGCTGGAGGCTGCGGTGGCCGAACGCACCGAGCATCTGGTCGCCGCCCACGAGGAGCTGCGCCATTCGACCGCGGTGCTGCAAAACACGTTCAACAGCGTGGCGGAAGCGGTGATCGTCCTCGACGCCAGGGGCGAGATCATCCTCGCCAACGAGGCGGCCAAGAAATTGTTGCAATACGAGCCGGGCATGAACGTCCGGGAATTGCGACGGCTGAGCGTCGCCTATCACGCCGACGGGGTTACGCGCCTGACGGCCCATGAAATGCCTTCCGAGCAGGTGCTGCGCGGCGAGCCGTTCGACGAGCAGGAAATCGTCATCCGCCCCGCCGATGGCCGCGATCCGCTCGATCTGGTGGTCAGCGGCCGGCCGCTGCGCGACGCCTCGGGGTCGATCAGCGGCGCCGCGCTGGTCTATCACGACGTCTCGCAGTGGCGCGAGACCGAGCGCAAGCTGCAGCAGTCGCAAAAGCTGGACGCCATCGGCAAGCTGACCGGCGGCGTCGCCCACGACTTCAACAACATGCTGACCGTCATCACCGGCACCACGGAAACGCTGGTTGCGAGTCTTAAGGACATGCCGACGCTGCAGAAGACCGCAGCGATGATCGACCAGGCGGCGGAGCGCTGCAGCGAGCTGATCCAGCACCTGCTCGCCTTCGCCCGCCGGCAGCCGCTGCATCCGCGCAATATCGACGTCAACGGCACCGTGCTCGATATCGCCAAACTGCTGCGCCCGACGCTCGGCGAGCAGATCGAGATCGACTCGATCCTCGATCAAGAAGTAGCCACCTCGCATATCGACGCCTCGCAGCTCGCCAACGCGCTGCTCAACATGGCGATCAACGCCCGCGATGCGATGCCGAACGGCGGCAAGCTGTTGCTGGAGACCCGCAACGTCGTGCTCGACGAGGCCTACGTCCAGGACAATCCGGACGCGCGGCCCGGCGCCTACGTGATGCTCGCCGTCAGCGATACCGGCACCGGCATGTCCCGGAAGGTGCAGGACAAGGTGTTCGAGCCGTTCTTCACCACCAAGGAGGTCGGCAAGGGCACCGGGCTCGGGCTCTCCATGGTCTACGGCTTCGTCAAGCAGTCGGGCGGCCACATCAAGATCTACAGCGAGCTCGGCCACGGCACCACGATCAAGCTGTATCTGCCGCCGGCCCGCGGCCAGACCGAGGCGCCGGCCATCGCGGCGGCGCCGCCGTTGCATGGCAACGAGACCATTTTCGTCGTCGAGGACGACGCTTTGGTGCGCAACTTCGTCGCCACGCAATTGCAGGCGCTCGGCTACCAGACGGTCGCAGCCGCCGACGGCGCGGCCGCGCTCGCCATCGTCGACCAAGGCGAACCGTTCGACCTGCTGTTCACCGACGTCATCCTGCCGGGCGGCATGACCGGCCGGCAACTGGCCGATGAAGTGGCGCTGCGCCGCCCCGGCATGAAGGTGCTCTATACGTCGGGTTACACCGACAACGCGATCGTGCATCAGGGCAAGCTCGACCCCGGCGTGCTGCTGCTGAGCAAGCCCTATCGCAAGTCGCAACTGGCCAACATGATCCGCCGCGCGCTAAAGGGCGCGTAG
- a CDS encoding response regulator, with product MPRVLVVDDDPMVCVAIELCLTRQGFEVTVADGGEAGMRALDSSSFDVMLIDVFMPHMRGFESIRMFHERLPEVPIVAMSGYAFANTERAPDFLRMTIELGAACCLRKPFTPNALLTTINECLNKPTASARFSK from the coding sequence GTGCCGCGCGTTCTCGTGGTGGATGACGACCCGATGGTGTGTGTCGCCATCGAGCTCTGTCTGACGCGCCAAGGTTTCGAGGTCACCGTCGCCGACGGTGGTGAGGCGGGAATGCGCGCCCTCGACTCATCCAGCTTCGACGTCATGCTGATCGACGTCTTCATGCCGCATATGCGCGGCTTCGAATCGATCCGGATGTTTCACGAGCGCTTGCCTGAAGTGCCGATCGTCGCGATGTCGGGCTACGCCTTCGCCAATACCGAGCGCGCGCCGGATTTCCTGCGCATGACCATCGAACTCGGCGCGGCATGCTGCCTGCGCAAGCCGTTCACGCCGAACGCGCTGTTGACCACGATAAACGAATGTCTCAACAAACCGACAGCTTCCGCGCGTTTCTCGAAATAG